The window TTAGTCCAAATACAAAATATGATTACCATCCACTCACATGTTTTTCATCCATGAGGGCAATTGAATTGAACTTAAACCaaggtaaacattttttttattgggAGAAATTAAATTTAGagggttttttacatttttatttaaagcacgtgaacatttttttttatttcaagtcCAACAACATGAACTGATTCATTGATTCATTGATTGCATAGATTATATACTACAGTACCTATGTAGTGCATTGTATTACCTCACCTGgtcactgtaagggtatgtgcacgctgagtttttaaccccttaacgacccatgacgtactgggtacgtcatggatcatgtgccgttaatccccgccccctgccgtgggcaggcggtggcgatccgcacacatatcagctgttttcaacagctgacatgtgtgcctgctagccgcgggtggaatcgcttccacccgcggccattaaccccttacatttcgctgccaaaatctggcagcgatatgtatatgggcgccgccatgacagttattTACCCCGTCCCCACCGGAAGtcgcgtgacatgatcacgtgactttcggtggttgccatcgtagcacagggtcttcTGATGACGCCTgccgctacgaagtttcactttcgttttcacccggctcgGAGCAGGgtcaaacaggaagtgactgaatctgctgtttacagctgtatagctgtgatcagcagatagataagagcgatcagattgctgatcgctatagccccctaggggaactagtaaaataaacaaaaaagtaaaaaaaaagttttaaaaaataaaaaaaaaaaaaaacaaacctaaaagttcaaatcattcccctttcaccccattgaaaattaaagggttaaaaaaaataaaaaatatacacatatttgatatcgccgcgttcagaaatgcccgatctatcaaaatataaaatcaattaatctgttcagtaaatggcgtagcggcaaaaaattccaaatgccaaaattacgttttttggtcgccgcaaattttgcgcaaaatgcaataacaggcgatcaaaacgtagcatctgcgcaaaaatggtaccgttaaaaacatcaggtcgACAGGTCGAGactcaaaaaaataagccgtcactgagtctcagatcccgaaaaatgagaacgctacgggttttggaaaatggcgcaaaacgtgcgccactttttttggacaagcttgtgaatttttttttaaccccatagatacaagtaaacctatacatgtttggtgtctacaaactcgcaccgacctcaggcatcacatagatatatcagttttaccatatagtgaacacagtgaataaaatatcccaaaaactattgtacaatccctttttttgcaatttttccgcacttggaatttttttgccgttttccagtacactatatggtaaaacttatggtttcatttaaaagtacaactcctcccgcaaaaaacaagcccttatatggcaagattgatggaaaaataaaaaagttacagctctcggaagaagggaagcaaaaaacaaaaaacgcaaaaacggaaagtgcccgggggctgaaagggttaaaaaGGTTTTTTTAGAGTATGTCTGCTCCAAAAAAACACCTGAAACATCACTAAAAGTACCTTAAAATACACATTTATTTCTACTCTAAAACCACTTTACTTTTCATATCATCATTCTTTTGAAGATTTTTTCTTCTACTTCAGGTTTTGAAAAACAAGTGGTGGAAAATATTTGCATTTAAGTGCCACCTGATGGAAAACGTACCAAACTACTACTTTCCAATTAAAAAAGGCTGCCCCCAAAAAACATTTCAAATACGCTTGAAAAACTGTTGAAAACCTTTTCAGGAAATGAAGATCCCTGCAAGAAGTCCCCAAAGAAGGAATACCACTAGAAAACGCATTGGttttgactgaaaaaaaaaaaaataccatgtaCACATACCCTTACACTATCGGGAAAGGCTTCTCCTCGGTGTGTGTTCTCTGATGCTTAACAAAACCTGATCTgtgtgaaaaacatttcccacatactgaacatgaatatggcttctcccctgtgtgagttctctgatgtctaacaagacctGACCTCTCtggaaaacatttctcacattcggaacatgaaaatggcttttcccctgtgtgggtTCTTTGATGATTAACAAGACCTAATCTGtgaccaaaacatttcccacattcaaaaCATgtatatggtttctcccctgtgtgacttcgacAATGCACCATAAGCAATGATTTCttgccaaaacatttcccacattccaaacatgaatacggcttttctcctgtgtgagtttTTCGATGTTCCTTAAGAATTGATTTCTTTCCAAAAtacttaccacattctgaacatggaaatggcttctctcctgtgtgagatctttgatgttcCTCAAGAACTGATTTCATtgtaaaacatttgccacattccgaacatgaaaatggcttttcccccgtgTGACTTCTTAGATGTCCCAAAAGATTTGATTTCTGgctaaaatattttccacattctgaacatgaaaatggcttctcccctgtgtgagttcgctCATGTACAAGAAGAGATGATTTAAAGCGAAAACCTCTGCCACATTCCGAACAGGAAAATagcatctcccctgtgtgagatctttgatgttcCTCAAGAACTGATTTCATTGTAAAACATTTGCCACAatccgaacatgaaaatggcttttcccccgtgTGACTTCTTAGATGTCCCAAAAGATTTGATTTCTGgctaaaatattttccacattctgaacatgaaaatggcttctcccctgtgtgagttcgctCATGTACAACAAGAGCTGATTTAAAGCGAAAACATCTGCCACATTCCGAACAGGAAAATagcatctcccctgtgtgacatctttgatgtatTTGA is drawn from Anomaloglossus baeobatrachus isolate aAnoBae1 chromosome 3, aAnoBae1.hap1, whole genome shotgun sequence and contains these coding sequences:
- the LOC142295895 gene encoding uncharacterized protein LOC142295895, whose amino-acid sequence is MSMRGADGHHLCSPHLKVEDNSAQTDSITPNMYIVLNSTDLSTGTANHKILSSNESMIGKQTTGHRQDKSCPSAEQLNKNSDHSGQEGIHKDEKQFSCSECGSCFRYKSGLQIHQRCHTGEMLFSCSECGRCFRFKSALVVHERTHTGEKPFSCSECGKYFSQKSNLLGHLRSHTGEKPFSCSDCGKCFTMKSVLEEHQRSHTGEMLFSCSECGRGFRFKSSLLVHERTHTGEKPFSCSECGKYFSQKSNLLGHLRSHTGEKPFSCSECGKCFTMKSVLEEHQRSHTGEKPFPCSECGKYFGKKSILKEHRKTHTGEKPYSCLECGKCFGKKSLLMVHCRSHTGEKPYTCFECGKCFGHRLGLVNHQRTHTGEKPFSCSECEKCFPERSGLVRHQRTHTGEKPYSCSVCGKCFSHRSGFVKHQRTHTEEKPFPIV